In one Amia ocellicauda isolate fAmiCal2 chromosome 2, fAmiCal2.hap1, whole genome shotgun sequence genomic region, the following are encoded:
- the gdap1 gene encoding ganglioside-induced differentiation-associated protein 1, which translates to MESVSSKESHGEEVATIKEDISELQDESMPLVERTEKKESKLILYHWTQSFSSQKVRLAIAEKGLQCKEYDVSLPLSEHNEPWFMRLNPAGEVPVLVHNDTIICDATQITDYLEQTFKDENTLRLIPEEGSMYYPRVQHYRELLDSLPMDAYTHGCILHPEITVDSQIPAYATTRIRSQIGNTESELKKLAEQHPELQEAYIAKQKRLKSKLLDHDNIKYLKKLLDELENVLDQVETELQRRNEETPEEGKEAWLCGEFFSVADVSLAVTLHRLKFLGLSRRYWGNGNRTNVETYYERVLKKKTFRKVLGHVNNILISAVLPTAFRVAKKRAPSFLGTTFLVGILGGMSYFAFLYLKKRLISSS; encoded by the exons ATGGAGTCCGTCAGCAGCAAAGAGTCGCACGGAGAAGAAGTCGCCACAATAAAAGAAGATATTTCAGAATTACAAGATGAAAGCATGCCATTAGTTGAAAGGACGGAGAAGAAGGAGTCCAAACTCATACTTTACCACTGGACCCAATCGTTCAGTTCTCAAAAG GTTAGGCTTGCCATTGCAGAGAAGGGCCTACAGTGTAAAGAGTATGATGTTAGCCTTCCCTTAAGTGAGCACAATGAGCCATGGTTCATGAGATTAAATCCTGCAGGAGAAGTGCCAGTTCTCGTCCACAATGATACTATCATTTGTGATGCTACACAAATAACAGATTATTTGGAACAGACTTTCAAAGATG AAAATACACTGAGGTTGATTCCAGAAGAAGGGAGCATGTACTATCCTAGAGTACAGCACTACAGAGAGCTTTTGGACTCCCTGCCCATGGATGCCTATACCCATGGCTGCATTTTACATCCTGAGATAACAGTAGATTCCCAGATACCTGCATATGCAACAACAAGGATTCGCA gTCAGATTGGAAATACAGAGTCGGAactaaaaaagcttgcagagcAACACCCAGAGCTTCAGGAGGCTTACATTGCAAAACAGAAGCGTCTCAAA tCTAAATTACTGGATCATGACAATATTAAATACCTGAAGAAACTTCTGGATGAACTGGAGAATGTCCTGGACCAAGTGGAGACTGAACTTCAGAGAAGAAATGAAGAAACACCAG AAGAGGGAAAGGAGGCTTGGCTATGTGGTGAGTTCTTTAGTGTTGCTGATGTCTCTCTGGCTGTTACCCTCCACCGGCTGAAATTCCTAGGCCTTTCAAGAAGATACTGGGGAAACGGAAACCGCACGAATGTGGAAACGTACTATGAGCGAGTGTTGAAGAAAAAGACCTTCAGGAAGGTGCTGGGACATGTCAACAACATACTGATATCTGCTGTCTTACCAACAGCTTTCCGTGTGGCAAAGAAGAGAGCCCCCTCTTTTTTGGGGACCACTTTTTTGGTTGGAATATTAGGAGGAATGAGTTACTTTGCTTTCTTGTACCTTAAGAAGAGGCTCATAAGTTCAAGTTAA